The sequence below is a genomic window from Lolium perenne isolate Kyuss_39 chromosome 4, Kyuss_2.0, whole genome shotgun sequence.
caagattcctataggattagttcctataggatatgttccattGAATCAAACAATTTGTGTAGAAAATTTCCCATATGATCCAAATTCTAAACAATCCCTATAAAaatcatatgaatcaaaggagcccttaaataGAAGTGCTTCCAAAGGGGGTTCAGATTAATCTACAATCTCAATACAGTTAGGCTGCAAAAATACTCTTGGAGCTTTAGAAGAAGAGATCGGGTGGGCTCTTAGTTCCTATTTACAACTAGTCAGGATAGCTGGCTGCCTAGAGTGCCGATCTGCACCTAGGCTCAAGAAAACTATAAAGCCACAGTGCAACACACAATAAGCCAATAGCAGCCAAATGAAAAGGTGAAGCGGTGCATACCTTCGTCTTCAGGAATGATAGAGCTTCGCGTCTACAGGAGAAGTCGGAAAATATAGTTGATTGTGCTTCAACAGCTTCCTTCAGCTCCTTCAGTTTCATGGATTGAGATGGAGCCTGGAAATAATAACAACCAATAAACATCATGGTCCCAAGAGGACACCTGAAGCTTCAGTGTCTCGCACAAAGAGAAGATAAAAGATTGTACCTGACGAAGTATTTTTTTGCAAAGTTTCTTAAATTTGATTCTAGGTTTAGCATCCACAGGAACATCTTTCACTGCTGTCTGCTGAATTTCTTTTACTTCAGCATCACTACCAGATCCTTCctcgtcttcatcctcttccaatTCTGATAATTCAGACTGGGTTGAATTTTCGTCATCACTATCACCAAGAGATTTTTTGTTCCCTTTCCAACGGTGGCCAGCAATTTTCATTGGCAGGTCCTTGATGCCAAGACCCTGCTTTCCAGATGTAGCTTTGTCCTGTAACAATACCAATTGTAAATAATGGATATATTGGAAATGTTGTGACATCTATTTGACGTCAATTAGATCAGATGAATTCCATAATCATGCAAAGTTTCATCCGCGGAAATGATTAGCAAAGGTGCTTTAAGGCAATTGAAGAGCCTCTTATGGACTGTGCATACCAACCTGGACAAGGTTGTATAGATTCTCTTGATCGTCTTCCCCAAACATCTGGCGGGCATTAGGATCTTTTTGTGTGGACGATTTCTTCTTGCGAGATTTTGCTCCTAAAAAGCCTCCTGATACATATCCGAACTTGTGCCCCCACCAGTTCACATCTTCAGCTTGGGATACTAAACCAGCATAAAGTTGACACAGAAAGTTAATAAACCTGAATAAAGTTACTAGTGCACATCATAGGAAACTTTAGTAATATGGAAAAAACTTTAGCACTATCAAAATTAATTTCAACAAAAATGCATTTTGTGTTAAGAAGCAGAACAGAAGCTCAGATGCTGGGGCAGATAGACTTTATTTCCAACCAAGTTATCAACAGTATAATCAGCAAAGCTCATACCAATTAGGTGATAATTGAATTTATTCAGTGTGCACAACATTCTAAATGTTTCAGTGTTCTGCATTTGTTCCAAGCATGGCAGTACAAACCAACTGATCAAACCTTGAAAGCACGGATACGGCAGAAACTGCCGAACTGCTGTTCTGATATGGCGGGATACGCGAATTTTGGTGTATCCCTGAAACtcgaattaaaaaaatgaaaaaaaaataaagGGATACGGAGGGACACATAGGGGACACGTTTGGGATACGGCCTGGCCCAACAACACAGCTTGGCCCAACACAAAATCAAGTATTAGGGCACGCTCTCCGCACCCAGGTCCGTCCCCTACCGACGCTGCCTCCTGGATAAGCCGCCATCGCCTGGACTCGACGCCGCCGCAGCCGGCGACGCCTGGATTCGACTGGCGACCGCCTCCTCCAGCACCACAGGTAACCCAGCAGCCTTGGCCTCTCCTCACTCCTCCACATCTTCGCTTCCTCAGCCTCTCCTCATTCCTCCACATCTTCCCCTTTGATCCAAGGTAGCATGGCATCTGGGAGCGGTGGAGCCGGTAGCCAATCATACGTGGGTGACAGTGAAGGGCGTCCTATGGCTGTAGATCCTAGGTATCCTCTATGGGCTTATGTGGAGAAgcttggtggtgctgctgcttCCTCTGGTAGCCGTGGAGGAAATGCAAAGTTTGGTTGCAATTTCTATATGGCCATCTGAGCTTTGTTAGCTCCTATTTATCATATTCTTTTGGTTGTTTGACGATGGCGATGCGGATCAATCAAGCACTTGATAAAAGAGAAACCAAATGGGGCAGTATTCTCTTTTCTGATCTCTTTCTCCTTAATTTTCTGTCACAACTCTATATTACATGGcatatatttattttattttatatatACTCGCCGTATCCCCGAatggctgtttttggaaaatgccGTATCCCGTATCCCCGTCTTTCCGTCCCTGTGTCCGTGCTTTTTAGGATCAAACTTCTATTTTCCTTTCGAAAACGCCACAATTGTCGATCACCAGACCCAAACTAGTGAACGTGTTCTAGCATTAAGAGTGTTATTTTATAACATTCAGAAACTGCTCTTGCCAAAACTTTTAATTCTAACTTCCAATATTTAAGAACCTCAAAACAAGAAGTACATGATGGGGCAATAGCTAATGAAATACAACCTCGCTCAGCAAGAAAGTAAAACCACAtatgcaaatgaattgcaaacctGCAGTCTGACACATGATGATATCAGTCTCTTCCACGCCTTCCGGTTGAACTTCCTGATCTACCTCACAATCACTTTCATTTTTCCGAACCTGTGTCAACAGAATATTATAATCTCAGAAGATACTACAGGTTAGCCACACGGTACACACTCTGAAGGAGGAAACAAATGTTCATCAACACTAAGTAGATTGCCCGACAGTTAGCAACACGCAAGAAAAAGAATCACTCACAAGTATGCCTTGAAGATCAACTGCTGAATAACCCTTCACACTTTTCCCCCTCTCTCTTTTCTTGTATCTGTCAAAAAAAAATGGTgtaatgataagaaaatatatcaacaAATAGAGGAGCTGAAATTACGAATCAGACCAACCTTCCTTGAGGCCGGGTAACTTTAGAGACTTCATCCTTTGCAGGTTTTTCTTTCTTAGGTGTACTGTCAGGCGAACTGATTACATCCTCAACTTCTGTAAAAAATAATAAACAAGATTAAACCACAACTGGCAAATTATTAGATAATAAAGAGTAAAAGCACATGAACACTTTCCACTCTACCTTTTTTATCAGGATTAGAAGATTGCTGTCAGCATGGAGAGGAGCGATTACCAAATGACAAGAAAAAGATAACATAATGAGACATTTGAATCTTCATTCATTCATATAAGGAGCTATTAAAGAATTGCTACACGccataccactttcagtttctttAGTATATCATCAAATTGGGTGGTATCGTATGCCCATTTGTTTTGAGCAGTGTCTACACCAACACCTGCATATGAGAACAGATTCAGATTTCAGCGACCTGAGGCTAATCAGAAAAGGATGCTTCTTTGCTCATCAAAAGCATGAATCATGCAGTAGTTCTAGAAAGAAGTAAGCATACCTAGTGTGTCCTGCTTTTGCTTCACTCTAACATGTCCCTTTATGCCTTGCTTGTCTTTCCCAAGGCCTTCACCTTCCTCCCATCCCTAACACACCAGAAGAAATATGCTGATCACAGAGAGATCAGTAAAATAGACCAACTGTAAATTAATGCACACAGATAGAATCACTTGACAAGAGCATCTGAATATAATAACAATAGTGCATAAGTGCCAAACAACAAATTATCCACATGCCATAAGTGGGTTCAGTCAAAACTCAAAACTGCAGATAGATTTCTCACTTCGTGCAGTAGCAGCAAGTTCTGAGACAGCACAAAATTCTACTCTAGCTCTTTTCCCCCGAAGTCCAGACAGATTCACCTTTTCTACAATTTTGATAGAGCAATCCTAGAGCTGTATATTAAATTTCTGTGTGTATAAACGAAATTTGCTAGTTACACAAACAGTCTTAACGAGAGCCACTCCTAACAAAACTAGCCTATATACATGATGATGATATGCAACCTAAACGAATTATTGGATGTTAAGCTGCTATATCTAAGTTTAGCTTGTCACTCCAGACAAATCAACACACAAAAGCTCCACAAAGATCGGAACTAGCCTACACATGCTGGTATTCAACCTGAATGAATTGGTCAATGCTGAGCAGCTATATCTAGTTTACCTTGTCAATCCAGACATATCAAAGTAAAATGAACTCCAAATTTTGTACCGAAGTTTTCCAAGAGGAGATGATCGGGCCAGGGATCGCGTACCATTTGCTTCATGAGGCGGAAGGCGGCGGACTGGCGCGCGACCCCGACGTAGCATGTGGGTGCCTCCGGCGCGGCCATGGCGCCTGCACTGCGCGGGTTGGTCGCGGCCTTCGCCGCCGCCGGTACGGTTGGGTTGGGGGTGGAGTTGCCCGGACGGAGGAGAGAGAGGAAACCCTAAGAATGCGCGGTGGATCGGTTTTGAGCCGGTGCGTTCGGCCTGGAGATTCGTGCTCGGGTTGGTGGGGTTTGACCGACCGACGTTCGTTCGCTGTGCGACGTGCGGAGCCGTCTGGGCTTCGAGTTAGCGTTACTGGGCTTCGTTTACGTGGATTGTTTGGGCCATTATTGTTCTGACCGTTTTAATTAGAATCTTGTTGTAGAATTAGCATCAAAGTGGCTGTAGTTTAGTGGTGAGAATTCCACGTTGTGGCCGTGGAGACCTGGGCTCGAATCCCAGCAGCCACACTTTGACTTTTTGCCGCTCCAGTTATGTACTACAAGCTGAAAGTGTCTCGGAGATTTGTTGCCTGTACATAGACGGATATTTTTGCATGTGAGCTTGTCAATCAGGCAGGCCGTAGGCGATCGTCCACTCAAAAGTCAGACTTGCTCCAGTGATCACGGTCACCAGCCTAGCCTATGAGCACGCGTCCATCCATGCAGCTGGTGGCATCTCCATTTTACAAGTTTCATCTTTTCGCCAAATAAGACTGTTGCTCGTCGTACTACCTTGCTTAACGGTCTTCGTGCTGGTCAAGTGCGTGTGCGTGGGTACCCTCTGATCCAAAACTCCAGTCCAATCGCAGTCTCTCTCACGGCAGCGAGCGGGTGCGACATATTATTTGCTCACACCGCTTGGCGAAAAGCGCATCATGCCGGAGAAACGTGGAGACCCGGCCTCCAACAGTGACCTCCACAACCGGACTCTCAGACTAGCAGCAACGGGTGCCTAGCAACCAAGAAATCAGGCAGGTACGTGGTATGAATGCCACGCATTGCAAGTCCAAATCAGCCCAGAAGCAGATCAGCTGCAATGGAAAAACGGATTTGGCCATGGGAATTTGCCACGTGGTAGTGTTTCAACCTTTAGTAAAAATGATGTTATTCCCCACAATTGCATTCGACCAGTATATATAAAGTAGAAATCTCAATGTGTGTTCCTTTAATTTGTGATATTGGTAGGCGGTAAGTAAAATAGACAATGGGACAAACGATTTTAGCAAACGGACATGGGAGAAACAATGGTGGATTGTATCCTCTATCTCGAAAAGAAACATCAATTTTTTACATCCATTTCATTTTACTTTGCCATATTATATTTTGTATGGTGGGATCTTTAGATTCCATCACTATGCCCATTCATTAGGACTTAGTACATCAATTTTACTGGAAAAATACCTAAGGTAGTCAGCTTACATCCTAAATTATCAGGTCCATCAATCTTTGCCACAAATGTAGCAAGCGATCTATTTATCTAAAACCTAGTTTTAAAAAGCACTTTAGACAACACAAACATCTTTCTACTGCGTTATATTAGATAATGATCTTCTAACCATATTCTCTTAAAACCTAGTACTCATACCGTCCCGAAATTTGAAAGAGCCTCTACT
It includes:
- the LOC127297277 gene encoding G-patch domain-containing protein 1 encodes the protein MAAPEAPTCYVGVARQSAAFRLMKQMGWEEGEGLGKDKQGIKGHVRVKQKQDTLGVGVDTAQNKWAYDTTQFDDILKKLKVQSSNPDKKEVEDVISSPDSTPKKEKPAKDEVSKVTRPQGRYKKRERGKSVKGYSAVDLQGILVRKNESDCEVDQEVQPEGVEETDIIMCQTAVSQAEDVNWWGHKFGYVSGGFLGAKSRKKKSSTQKDPNARQMFGEDDQENLYNLVQDKATSGKQGLGIKDLPMKIAGHRWKGNKKSLGDSDDENSTQSELSELEEDEDEEGSGSDAEVKEIQQTAVKDVPVDAKPRIKFKKLCKKILRQAPSQSMKLKELKEAVEAQSTIFSDFSCRREALSFLKTKLQGSRKFNLEGKRVHLVS